The window CAACAATCGCCACGGGAACAGTCACAGCAGCAGCACCGATATAAGGAATCAGAACCGAGAAGCCCACCGCTACAGCCAATAGTGCTGAATATCGCAAATCCAGAATCGCAAAGGTTACATAGCTGACACCACCGACGATCAAAATCTCGAGAACCTTACCGCGAATGTAATTTGAGATTTGTTGATTCATCTCTACCCAAACCTTGGTCGCGAGGCGACGGTTCTTAGGTAATACGCCGCTTGCCATTCTGATCATCTCTTCTTTATCTTTCAGTAAGAAGAAAATCAAAAGAGGGACAAGAATCAGGTAAACCGCCAGTGTCGCCAAGCTCACAAGAGACGCTAAAGAGCCTTTAACAACGCTTTCGCCAAAGCCTAGCGCTTTGTTCTTCGCGTTAGACATAATTGACTCAACAATCTGTAAGTTAGCCAGTTCAGGGTAACGCTCTGGAATCGTCGCGATGAACTTTTGTAGGCTGCCGTACATGCTTGGAATATCATTGATTAGGTTGCCCACTTGCTCCCAAATGGTCGGTACCAAACCAAATATCGCCAATAGCATCACGCTAAAGAACATTAATATCACCAACATCACTGAAGGGGTTCTTGGAACACCGAGTCTTTGAAGTTGGGTAACGGGCCA of the Vibrio lentus genome contains:
- a CDS encoding AI-2E family transporter; this translates as MLEMVNRWYKRRFSDPHAVSLVAIILFGFITIYFFGHLIAPLLVAIVLAYLLEWPVTQLQRLGVPRTPSVMLVILMFFSVMLLAIFGLVPTIWEQVGNLINDIPSMYGSLQKFIATIPERYPELANLQIVESIMSNAKNKALGFGESVVKGSLASLVSLATLAVYLILVPLLIFFLLKDKEEMIRMASGVLPKNRRLATKVWVEMNQQISNYIRGKVLEILIVGGVSYVTFAILDLRYSALLAVAVGFSVLIPYIGAAAVTVPVAIVGLFQWGLEPQFYWLLLAYGIIQALDGNVLVPVLFSEAVNLHPVAIIVAVLVFGGLWGFWGVFFAIPLATLVKAVWNALPSHALDDDPEHQS